One window from the genome of Maridesulfovibrio zosterae DSM 11974 encodes:
- a CDS encoding aspartate-semialdehyde dehydrogenase — MSTKNPRVAVVGATGAVGREMLKVLEQRNFPASEVVPFSSSRSAGTKVPYKDEELTVIELKEDSFEGFDIALFSAGGSTSEKFAPLAAKAGCVVVDNSSAWRMDPKVPLVVPEVNPEDLDWHPGIIANPNCSTIQMVVALKPIHDAAKIKRIIVSTYQAVSGTGQKAITELETQVSRLFNNRDVVADVYPHQIAFNCLPHIDVFMDNGYTKEEMKMVNETRKIMGDDSIKVTATAVRVPVFYSHSESVNIETEEKVTVEECRNMLANFPGITVIDFPEKHHYPMAIDCAGEDDVYVGRIREDETIENGLNMWIVSDNIRKGAALNTVQIAETLIARDLVRVK; from the coding sequence ATGAGTACAAAGAATCCTAGAGTTGCTGTTGTTGGTGCAACCGGTGCAGTCGGTCGTGAAATGCTCAAAGTTCTTGAGCAGAGAAATTTTCCTGCATCTGAAGTCGTACCTTTTTCATCTTCACGTTCTGCTGGTACCAAGGTGCCTTACAAAGATGAAGAGTTGACTGTTATTGAACTGAAAGAAGATTCTTTTGAAGGTTTTGATATAGCTCTTTTTTCCGCTGGCGGCAGTACCTCCGAGAAGTTTGCTCCTCTTGCAGCCAAGGCTGGTTGTGTAGTCGTCGATAACTCCAGCGCCTGGAGAATGGACCCCAAGGTTCCTCTCGTAGTGCCTGAAGTTAACCCTGAAGATCTGGACTGGCATCCCGGTATTATCGCTAATCCCAACTGTTCTACTATTCAGATGGTTGTTGCGCTCAAACCTATCCACGATGCAGCAAAGATCAAACGTATTATTGTTTCCACTTATCAGGCTGTATCCGGTACCGGACAGAAAGCCATCACAGAGTTGGAAACTCAGGTCAGCAGACTTTTCAATAATCGTGACGTTGTAGCTGATGTATACCCGCACCAGATTGCATTTAACTGCCTGCCTCATATCGATGTTTTCATGGATAATGGCTATACCAAAGAAGAAATGAAAATGGTCAATGAGACCAGAAAAATCATGGGCGATGATTCAATCAAAGTCACCGCAACAGCCGTACGTGTTCCTGTTTTCTATAGCCATTCCGAGTCTGTTAACATCGAAACTGAAGAAAAAGTTACAGTTGAAGAATGCCGTAACATGCTCGCTAACTTCCCCGGAATTACTGTTATCGATTTTCCTGAAAAACATCATTACCCTATGGCTATTGATTGTGCAGGTGAAGATGATGTTTATGTTGGTCGTATCCGTGAAGATGAAACCATTGAAAATGGTCTCAATATGTGGATTGTTTCCGATAACATCCGTAAGGGTGCAGCACTCAACACTGTTCAGATTGCTGAAACTCTCATTGCACGTGATTTAGTTCGGGTGAAATAA
- a CDS encoding CatA-like O-acetyltransferase codes for MNSNIKTLDNSLIPESNMTVIDLETWERTEHFNFFQASRSCQFGLTVQVDVTNLYNFRKQANKSGRGLRLSDILYYFATKTANAIPEFRTRIVDGKPVIFDVVHPAFTYIPNGRKLHANVLAGYAEDYSTQSKNFDSARMQSDRNPTLTPKGGDKQNLLYFSIVSGVHFSSASNPWGDCNTDTVPRVLFGQISNSDSGRKILPVSLEMLHSLADGQHTAEFFKKFTEMCENPEKFIE; via the coding sequence ATGAATAGTAATATTAAGACCTTAGACAATTCACTTATTCCTGAAAGCAATATGACTGTAATTGATCTTGAAACATGGGAAAGGACTGAGCATTTTAACTTTTTTCAGGCCAGCCGCTCCTGTCAATTCGGTTTGACTGTGCAGGTTGATGTTACGAATCTATATAATTTTCGTAAACAGGCAAATAAATCCGGCCGGGGACTGCGTTTATCCGACATTCTGTATTACTTTGCTACCAAAACAGCCAATGCCATTCCTGAATTCAGAACTCGCATTGTCGACGGCAAGCCCGTAATATTTGATGTGGTACATCCAGCTTTCACTTACATCCCTAATGGACGTAAGCTGCACGCCAACGTGCTGGCTGGCTACGCCGAAGACTACTCTACGCAGTCAAAAAATTTCGATTCAGCCCGTATGCAATCCGACAGAAACCCGACATTAACACCGAAAGGTGGTGATAAGCAAAACCTGCTTTATTTCAGCATCGTCAGCGGAGTCCACTTCAGCTCAGCTTCAAACCCCTGGGGTGACTGTAACACTGATACCGTACCCCGTGTACTTTTCGGACAGATTTCAAACTCGGATTCAGGCAGAAAGATACTTCCGGTTTCACTTGAAATGCTGCACAGTCTGGCTGACGGACAGCACACGGCTGAATTTTTTAAAAAATTCACTGAAATGTGCGAAAACCCGGAAAAATTTATTGAATAA
- a CDS encoding CgeB family protein — protein sequence MTYITSMQKRAYTVEPIFEQNIVTDVRIFIDGKKWHLWGRKGAERETLLADAVQPGVIPVVVGAGLGVCIKKLAERGPVIVVDNDPLIARASGADKLKSHAQVTWVDGTAVDALDKVRKWWSGNGGGLLEIIKVPLYLRLDRDWYAALAETLEAEKSNAPVDFWAQADYPKFQNTKPKVLFFNRPYFLTGEITAAMERLGLSYCSIDIGLGDTVRDGFVEDLLKAVVDFKPDFALTVNHFGVDREGKLTELLLKLKLPLASWFVDNPQLILYRYKDVLPDLTAIFTYDAGNLDIMREKGFQNIFYLPLATDPKRFRPDLAGKSMWRADVSFVGNSMVCAVEKTIRESGISGSLLSGYSVLAEEFGASDELSVEKFLQNLHPELLDEMEKFPSDEHRLSFEALITWEATRQYRLSCIKAVLPFNPLIVGDDGWDSLLERGDWRYLSSLDYYADLPAFYPMSKVSFNCTSRQMKGAVNQRIFDVPACGGFVLTDYREQMEDLFEPDKEIISYDDVSEIPQLLKKWLADESGRKRISNAARKRILASHTYEHRLQDLIEKMRVTFG from the coding sequence ATGACTTACATAACCAGTATGCAAAAACGAGCTTATACAGTCGAACCTATTTTCGAGCAAAACATTGTTACCGATGTGCGTATATTTATTGATGGCAAGAAATGGCATCTATGGGGCCGCAAAGGAGCAGAGCGCGAAACCCTGCTTGCAGATGCCGTGCAACCGGGTGTTATACCTGTTGTTGTCGGCGCAGGGCTTGGTGTGTGTATTAAAAAACTGGCCGAGCGTGGACCGGTTATTGTCGTTGATAATGATCCGCTCATTGCTAGAGCAAGCGGCGCAGATAAACTTAAAAGTCACGCACAGGTCACCTGGGTTGATGGTACTGCCGTTGATGCTCTGGATAAAGTCCGTAAGTGGTGGTCTGGAAATGGTGGAGGACTTCTTGAAATAATTAAAGTACCGCTCTATCTGAGACTTGATCGGGACTGGTATGCAGCTCTTGCTGAAACTTTAGAGGCTGAAAAAAGTAATGCTCCTGTGGATTTTTGGGCGCAGGCTGATTATCCTAAATTTCAAAATACTAAGCCGAAAGTTCTGTTTTTTAACCGTCCTTATTTCTTAACCGGAGAAATAACGGCAGCGATGGAGCGGCTTGGACTCAGTTATTGCAGTATCGATATTGGTCTGGGGGACACAGTTCGTGATGGTTTTGTAGAGGATTTACTTAAAGCTGTCGTGGATTTTAAACCTGACTTTGCGTTGACTGTGAATCATTTCGGTGTGGACCGTGAGGGAAAACTTACTGAACTTCTGCTGAAATTAAAGCTCCCATTGGCTTCATGGTTTGTAGATAATCCGCAACTTATTCTTTATCGTTATAAAGATGTACTACCTGATTTGACTGCTATTTTTACGTATGATGCCGGAAATCTTGATATTATGCGTGAAAAAGGCTTTCAGAATATTTTTTATCTGCCACTGGCAACTGATCCAAAGCGGTTCAGGCCGGATCTTGCAGGCAAATCTATGTGGCGTGCCGACGTCTCATTTGTCGGTAATTCAATGGTCTGCGCCGTGGAGAAAACCATACGTGAATCAGGCATTTCAGGTTCACTTTTGTCTGGTTATTCCGTTCTTGCTGAGGAGTTCGGTGCGTCAGATGAACTTTCTGTGGAAAAGTTTTTACAGAATTTGCATCCAGAACTGCTGGATGAAATGGAAAAATTTCCAAGTGACGAGCACCGATTATCGTTTGAAGCTTTGATCACATGGGAGGCAACACGCCAGTATCGCCTGTCTTGTATTAAAGCTGTTTTGCCTTTTAATCCGCTTATTGTCGGTGATGACGGCTGGGATTCGTTACTGGAAAGAGGGGACTGGCGTTATTTGAGCTCTCTTGATTATTACGCTGATCTTCCTGCATTTTATCCCATGTCCAAGGTCAGTTTTAACTGTACCAGCCGGCAGATGAAGGGAGCGGTTAATCAGCGAATTTTTGATGTTCCGGCCTGTGGCGGATTTGTACTTACTGATTACCGCGAACAGATGGAAGATTTATTTGAGCCGGACAAAGAAATAATTTCATACGATGATGTTAGCGAAATTCCACAGTTGCTTAAAAAATGGCTGGCAGATGAAAGCGGGCGAAAGCGCATCAGTAATGCCGCCCGTAAACGTATTCTGGCCAGTCATACTTATGAGCATAGGCTGCAGGACTTGATTGAAAAAATGCGAGTAACCTTCGGGTAG
- a CDS encoding methylenetetrahydrofolate reductase, which translates to MKIVDLIKENKPFLSLEFFPPKDRDSWPKFFEVVDKLKVLNPLFASVTYGAGGGAQDNSLEIVKRMKQDAGIEPLAHLTCVGASPENISKFVSALREAGVENILALRGDAPADDEDFDFNTQAFKHGSDLAKYVKNEHPGTGIAVAGYPEAHLESPSIKEDFKWMKFKIDEGGEFIITQLFFDNRVYFDFCERLAEMGINVPVVPGVLPIMSLKSAKFILSLCGAAIPGKFLSALEKAHEEGGDDAVYRLGIEFATRQAQELLDGGAPGVHLYTLNRAKACLEIGQALKFK; encoded by the coding sequence GGCCCAAATTTTTTGAGGTTGTGGATAAGCTTAAAGTTTTAAATCCTCTGTTTGCTTCAGTTACATATGGAGCAGGTGGTGGAGCACAAGACAATTCACTTGAAATTGTTAAAAGAATGAAGCAGGATGCGGGCATTGAGCCACTTGCTCACTTGACCTGTGTTGGTGCCAGTCCGGAGAATATCAGTAAATTCGTCTCAGCCCTGAGGGAAGCGGGTGTTGAGAATATTCTGGCCCTGCGCGGTGATGCGCCTGCCGATGATGAAGATTTCGATTTCAACACCCAAGCTTTCAAACACGGTTCCGACCTCGCTAAATATGTAAAAAATGAGCATCCAGGAACCGGGATTGCCGTTGCCGGTTATCCTGAAGCACATCTTGAGTCTCCCTCCATTAAGGAAGATTTTAAATGGATGAAGTTTAAAATTGATGAGGGTGGTGAATTTATTATCACCCAGCTCTTTTTTGATAACCGCGTCTATTTTGATTTTTGCGAACGTCTGGCTGAAATGGGTATCAATGTTCCGGTAGTTCCCGGCGTATTGCCTATTATGAGCCTTAAGTCTGCCAAATTTATTTTATCATTGTGCGGTGCAGCAATTCCCGGAAAATTTTTAAGTGCTCTTGAGAAAGCACATGAAGAGGGCGGAGATGATGCTGTGTACAGACTTGGTATTGAATTCGCTACCAGACAGGCGCAGGAGCTTCTTGATGGCGGTGCTCCCGGAGTCCATCTTTATACTTTGAACAGAGCAAAAGCATGTCTTGAAATAGGGCAGGCTCTTAAATTTAAATAA